The DNA segment aaGCCAATAAGCTCGATAAATTAAACGACAATTTATTTCCGTGTTTCCATATTCtatgttttgtaaaacaatCTAGATacatcataaaaaaacattagtgGCGCTACCAGacggcctcagatttttgaatctgttttatgatagttattttaaactaataggcaagtaggtgagcctccagtgcctgacaaacgccgtctactttttgggtctaagacatgtcggtttcctcacgatgttttccttcaccgttcgagcaaatgttaaatgtgcacatagaaacaaaagtccattggtgcacagccggggatcgaacgtaCGACCTCAAagataagagtcgcacgcttaagccactaggccaacattgaTACATCTGAAACcatcaattatatttctttttaaatactttatttaagagttgtttattttactgtatCGTGTTCCTCTGGATTGCCAGATTTacttcttatttaaaataatacgaatcagttatacatataatgatattaattatttaactacaaccaatctttatatattaaactgaatattagcaataaaggctttataataataaatatcacattTCAATGCCTAAGACAACATATGTTTTTCAGAGAGCGgtcgtaattataaaaatattcatgaaaCAAAGCctttaaatttcaaacacGTGTGGAActaatttgtatattgttaatatttccATACATTCTAGAGACATAGACAATAAAAGCTTCATCAGACCTTTAACATCTGGTTCTGTGATTTAGACCGAAAGACTGAGTTCTTTGATTGGGCACGGAATGACGGactgtcaaaaataattcaattttattcataaaattatgcaATCATTTCATCAATGATTTGGTATCACGTTATCACATTAAACTGTCGTCGGTAAACTGACTTTGtagacaaaaaaatttttttaagaacataTAGTTCAATACTTACAATAaaggttaaattattttagcagcatattgtaattttattaatcatatgtattgcttaaatgtaatattcatAGTTATAACGAGTTTCGCTTATCATTGCCTTGATGAAAAAAGAATGCAGATGTTTGTAAATAGCAAATGCAGGGTTTGCGACAGTTTCTAATTGTCCCACGACAATGCGTAATCTAACCGGTCGCTTTCGAAGGCACGTCCCTGACatatgaatacaaaatacatagaCCCGCATTATGTCAGTTTAATTGTTGGTTTCGAACTAGTTTTTAACTCgtcttaaataatatctatttatttattaaatacaaacagATATATCtcagtaataaaaacaaaaagaagagAAATACCTATTcaataagttttaaagaaaaattattatgagaataaaaaGGTTtcttaaatgaatctaatgaTTGTTTAACTAAAGAACGGTGATAGTAGCCGAAAATTAATGCCTGATTAGTTAACGAGCGCTTTAATGACACCAGTAGTGAAATACTGTTTCTGACTCCCGATTGGAATATAAcattgaaattattgttactttaatattaatatttttcgtatcagaatatagttttaataattacgtaatagcatatatgtttttttaaatatgatcagGTTATGTTTATCAGACTATGCagtcaattgtcaattgtcattcacatatagaataaaatgttatttctttgcaataatttaaaaaataaacagctcTATGACAATTCTGTTCTGCAGTCAATAGGTTGCCAGGTGTCACGCCGCACGAATAAGCCGAACTTGCTTTTCTCGTGCCAAATTGGCCGTGTTCTGACGCACAACTAGGGGTTCATTTCGCGTTAAAAATCCCTACAATTTACACCcctttaagtttaataagcCGGGTGATCGAAATACATGTGCTcacgtaaaaaatattccgCATGCTTAAGTTCAAAGAATGTactgttattaaataacataatataaaagtttatttttggtataccgtccataaaaaaacaaagtttaacGTTGCAGGTACTTTcgtgcaaaaaaaaatgattttttttatttataaaaagagcTGCTAAATAATTGCATAAACTAGTAAATAGCCTTAAATCTTGTTAGGTTTTAATGGAAGAATTTCATCTATTAGTATACACGATTTAGTCACATTATCGCATCACGACTAGCTAACACGAAAtagttgtatattatgtttttgttgatATTGTACTGTACCTAATGAGAACTGTGATGTGCCAACGATGATTACCTGGAACAAAAACATgtcattataatttcataatatgcATATGTACTTATATACCAGTTagcacaatttattaaaaaaataataataaagtttacaaatactttatatacatacatgtacattttttttgttaccaaTATCCTAACTTCCTTCAGTACTATTGATTTCCTATCACGGGTTACGGGTAACGGGTACCTCCTggtttttctatttatgacTATCTTATTGCATTAGATTCCTTCTAGCGCTATTCTTATTTCTATTTGTTACCTACCACCTACACACCCACTCGTACAActacaatacataatatacaactcTCAGAAGAATTAGGTATAACCTAATTCTTATACTAtctatataacttttttatataattaccgCAGTGCACGTATacgcattatttatttttgatattatgcTATAGATTGCAAGATAATAACCAAACGCTAACCAAAGCTTTTTTCAATAGAGATATGTAAACAAATTAGAAATTCAAAACCAGGAGGAAATGAACCTTAcgcacttaatattaaatatacacgtctatgtttaaaacatatcaaatggctttttaattattttaaaaactggtgtaagttaaaattttaagaagcaaattttatgaaattataaaattttaaggatattggcacagttgaactgtaaTTTTCATACCTTAAGTACATACACCGAGACAGcatgtatcgacagatggctattacaatccgtcgctTGGTAATTGGCAGACTTTGATCAATAATTGGATTAAGATTGCTATCTGAGATgttcaaaaatggattgagataggttattgggttttaGGAGACTGTACCAGTAATTGTCATACAACTCGAGTCAGACACCTTACCCCTAAAAAGCTGTAGCAAGATAAGCAGTAGCGAACAATACGTACGGGGGCGGTTCGAAGCGTTGAGGAATGATCAGCCGAGTGGAAATGACGACTTAATGGATTATACGTGTCGACCGACACAGAGATAAGTGTCGCCGTGGTATCAGCTTGTCGTATGAGATTAGGAAccgaaattataaaaattaataacataatggAAATCAGTCAAATCGTTTTATACATCGATGGGCACCTGATAAGGGAATACAGTTTATAGGACAGTAATTTCGATCccatgttttaataattatagggTTGGCGGGAATTCGGCTAGTTAGTTTTTTATGTGTATCAAATTTACAGTCTTACActagttttaaaaactatcatttaaaatatcagcgttcttttttcaaatttacagttttacactagtattaaaaacaatgatttaaaatatgagtATTCTCTTTTCAAATTTACAGTTttacataagttttaaaaacaatcatttaaaatattagtattctCTTTTCAAATTTACAGACTTACacaagttttaaaaacaatcatttaaaatattagtattctCTTTTCAAATTTACAGATTTACacaagttttaaaaacaatcatttaaaatatcagcGCTCTCTTTTCAAATTTACAGTTTCACAATAGACACTAGTTAGTTCACAACAATACTCGAAACgataattttctattgaaatCTCAAGTGTTTCATGAATCATAGGCATCTGACCCACATCGCACTGTGCCCACGCGCACCATCACCCTGACAGTTGCCTGACGACACATACCTTTGTAAATTGAATTCGGACATTGTTATAACGAGCCACAAATAGCGGGGCAATGCATTAAATAACCTCACAATAACGACCGATTTACCGGCAAtctattctattctatttttaaaagagcGCCTCTCCGAGCCTACTTACGACAAAAAGTCGAGGGATCACCCGCTGGCCTTTTGTAATGGCCAGGCGCGATCTGGACAAACGACCCGTGGGATACGTGATATATCGAGCCGTTGCTAACGCTATTCCCATTACAAAACCATTTGCGATGTTTACACAAAGGTAAGACTGCGGGAAGGGACTGGTGGTACGATTGCAAATTTTCCGCTTCTCGCGTGTCAAAGGAGATAATTTATAGCAATTGAGATATAGAGGGTGCCCCGAGACCGAGAATACTCGCATAAATAGCGACTCGACGGACAGCAAACTCCTTACCTCGacactatataaaattatgatctAAACCATTTATTACGTGACGCGTATTGTGCCTTAAAAGAGTATTGATGTTCGCAATAAACAAGATTTTGATCGTACGTTTAACAGAAGTTATTATTTACTGCAAAAATATGtcgttatttaattcaaagcaaTAAAGTCGcgtatatcttatttattattaatgttggtTTAACATTCAATTAtagtaaagtatataaatgaTTGGCGCatcaacctttttaggtctggacctcagatttccatacctgtttcataatcatttgtcaatcagGGAAGAAGGTGATCTGCCTCCTGTCTGACACACATCGAATTTATGTCCTTCGACGTTCGAGTAAATGTTAAACACAGACAGAAAGTACATTTTtccacagccggggatcgaacctacgacgcACGgttaagccactaggccaaaactaatctttaacatatattaaatttaagtaaagaTTTATGATGACACCGTCGTGTAGTGTTTAACAAATCATTAACaattacttacatattttaattaattaaacagaaaTTTCCATCCAAATGTATTTAGGATGagatgtgtaatttttttcgcTTCACCCATGAATAGATCTATTATCAAAGAGCAAGACCACAATAGACGCATAATATGCAAGATCTGGCATTTCGCATCTTGAGTTATTAATGATTCCTCTTCAGAAATATGTTGCTTTGTGAAGAACAAAACTATAATAACACCTTTTCACCGCTGCGTATAAATcacaaaatgcatttcgtataaaaaattaccacATTTTACTAAATGAAATGGTCCCTAAATTGTAACCCTCACAAAACACATAATGTTTGGATGTTTAATTTGATGATAGGTTTGCGACGGCCTTGTGTAGAATTATAGCAAAAtcgtttaacaaaaataaaggtAGATTAGGATCGGAATTCTTCAGAAgtgcaatttaaattaaattaaacacagTAGGTATAGCATGCAGACGTTTTGCGTGTTAAGGAAATTCCATATTTATGGAGTAGTAGCTCTggaatgaattaaaataattatcctgCCTCGAGAACGTTCGCAAGAAGTATGAaaccaaatatataaagcTGCTCTATAATTATTGCAAAGAAAAAAGTGTAGACAATACATCCTTTTTGTAAGTTTCCTTATTTGGAAAATGTAGGTTCTACTACAGTAAACCGTTATgttattttcaaagaaaaacattgGCTAATGTCGTTTATAGCTTGAACTTGTTTATAATCATTTACTGTGTCATCAAAATATTTCGTCACAATTTGATCTAGTAATGTACGAATATTCCATCATTTATGTCACATCATCATCATTACGTGCAAGTGTAAtactatttttcattatacacaatgagtaaacaaaatatcagCAATCATGAATTCCTCATATCACAATTCTATCCGCGAAGTGTTAACAAGCGGCAACCGCGCCAGTGCGCCCGCGCACTACCTGGGCAGCTGGCTTAATCCCCCACCAAGTTAGCTCTACTCGTAACCATCCATCCGTCCCGCTCTGACATACTCACTGAAAGCTTGTTCGAGCATTACAAAAAGCGGTTCCCTCTCCCTGTGTTGCGTATCGAGCGTCAATGTGTGCGTCGTGAATTTTTCTGTCGAGCGTCGAGTCCAAAACGATAGAGCGTAACTTAAAGCTGCTTATACGGCGGTTAGATCGTTTTAATTCCGGCAACAGCTTTACCTGTTGGAACGCGTGAACCGTCGCGGCCTTGTGCGCGAGCGCAATGCAGGTTCGACTCGGAGCCAGTCCCACCCCAGTCCTCGGCACAGACGCACGTGTACGTGTCTCGTGAGATAGAACGGACTTACGATCTTGTCCAATTAGTGCTTTCGCGGAACAAGAGTGACTGGTTTCGAACGTGAAGTAGTTCAGTTGGAAATATAAACGATATGAACTTGCCGATGGTGTTACGTAATTGTGTGCAGTTATAGTGCTATggaatgtaaataaactatgTTCGTATTAAgtgaagttatataaaaacaatgtgtataatGTGGTTCACCAGCGCCTTATTGGCGTTAAGCGCCATTTCACCTGCGTGGACTGCATCGTTGTCCACCACGGGAGCTCGTTATCAAGCTCCTGACGAGTGCAGGTGGACGACTGATGAGGATGATGCTGGCGTAGCATTACAATGCAGATTGAGGACTATAAACAGTGAATTGGAAAACACCAACTTTAGTGCTATACAACCCCATCTCACAGTACGACTGCGACTTGAGTGTAGTGACGCGCTTTTCTTTCAAAGCTCTCTTGCTCCCGCGAGTTTTCGACAGCTCGTAGAGTTGAGGGAATTGACGatagaatattgtaaaattggAAATCTATCGGACGGCGCCTTCACGGGCCTTCGTGAACTGAGAAACTTAACAATACGAACGCATAACACAGATTGGTCAACAATGTCGCTCGAAGTTACACCCACTGCATTCTCCAGAGACGTGCAGAACTTAGAACGTTTGGATCTCAGTGAAAATAACATGTTAACATTTCCAGACGGAGCTTTATGCACTTTACGAAATctagaatatttaaacatgACCGGGAATCGAATGAGAGATATAAGTCATTTTCAATTTTCCACTGCTCATCGTCATCCCACAGAGAAATGTGGGGATAGTCTCATTGTACTGGATTTATCAAGAAATCTAATAGACACTTTACCACCAGGTCTCTTATCTGGTTTAAAAAGGTtgcaaaaattgtatattcaaGGAAATGGATTAACATCCGTAGCCGACAGGGCCCTCGAAGGGCTCGTCTCACTGACAACCGTTAGATTCTCTGATAATCAGCTGACAAGCCTCCCGCCTGAATTATTTAGTGACACAAAGGAGCTcaaggaaatatatttaaacaataacacGATTACTGTGTTAGCTCCGGGATTATTTAGCGATTTACTCCAACTTCTAGTCTTGGACTTATCCCACAACGAATTAACCTCAGATTGGATTAACACGTCCACTTTTTCCGGATTAAAACGGCTAGTGTTTTTAGATTTCTCTCACAACAGAGTTTCTAAAATGGAAATAGCATTGTTTAGAGATTTAAACAATTTGCAAATACTAAAAATGcaagataattttatagaacacatACCTGAAAACGTTTTTAGCTCACtcaataatttacatacattaatattatcgaATAATCGTTTAACGAACATCGAGAGTTACTCGTTCACCGGACTGTCCGTATTATCAGTGTTGTCAATAGACAGTAAtcgaataacaaaaatacaccCGCATGCCTTACGCAACTGCACGTCCTTACAAGATTTGCATATAAATGGGAATAGACTGGACGAAGTTCCCATCGCTTTGAAAGAAATCCCGCAGCTTAAAACTTTAGACTTGGGTGAGAATTTAATAGTGAGCATTGAAAACGCATCCTTCATGACAATGCAACAGATGTACGGTTTGCGTTTAACAGAAAATAACATTGGAAATATCAGCAAAGGCGTGTTCGACAAAATGACTTCGCTGAAAATACTCAATTTGTCTAGAAATAAAATCCACAAAATTGAAGCTGGCGCTTTTGACGGCAACGTGAATCTTCAGGCAATAAGACTGGATGGGAATTACTTGACCGACATTGGCGGTCTTTTCGCAAAGTTACCTAATTTGGTGTGGCTGAACATTTCCGATAATCGCCTAGAATGGTTCGACTACGCTATGATTCCAACTGGATTGCAGTGGCTGGATATTCACGCAAATAGAATTGCTGAACTTGGAAATTACTTTGAGATTGAGTCACAACTGTCTTTGAGTACGTTTGACGCGAGCTCTAATAGGCTAACGGAAATAACCGGAAGCGCAATACCTAACTCCGTCgaaatgttgtatttaaacGACAATTTGATATCCAAAGTCCAATCTTATACATTCTTCAAAAAACCCAATTTAACTAGAGTCGATTTATACGGcaataaaataacaagttTAGACCCGAATTCTTTGAGAATATCCGCAGTACCTCAAGATAAATCCGTGCCCGAGTTCTTCATAGGCGGAAATCCATTAGAATGTGATTGTACTATGGAAtggttacaaaaaataaatactgggAACAGAGCTCGAACGCAACCTAAACTAATGGACTTAGACAGCATTTACTGTAAATTGTTGTATAATCGTGGAAACGCGTACGTGCCTTTGGTAGAAGCCGCGTCACACCAGTTTCTATGTAAATACGAATTTCATTGTTTCGCTCTATGTCATTGTTGTGATTTCGACGCCTGCGATTGTGAGATGACCTGCCCGAACAACTGCACTTGTTACCACGATCAATCGTGGTCAGCGAACGTCGTGGAATGTACTAATGCGGGATATGTGAACTCTTTACCCGATCGCATACCTATGGAGGCCACACAACTGTATCTCGACGGTAATGACATAAAAATGCTACCCAGCCACGCATTTATTGGCAGAAAGCGTCTCAAAATTCTGTATTTAAACTCTTCGAACATAGAAACAATACACAATCGCACCTTTAATGGATTAAAGGAGTTGGAAATATTACATTTGGATTACAACATTTTAACGAGCATCGAAGGACAAGAATTCGATGGCCTAGACAATTTACGGGAGCTATACTTAAACAATAACTTGATCAAATCTATTGGTAAAGAGATGTTTCATCATATGGCTCGTTTGAAGACCttacatttacataacaaCAGATTAGTGACTTTGACAGTGTGGCAAATCAACCCTGCGATTACTTCGCTTTCACTCTCATTCAACCCGTGGTCTTGTGATTGTGAATATACAGAAATGTTTCGTGAGTGGACAAAACGAGTGACATCAATTACAGATTTATCAAACGTCAGATGTATTTACTCGCGTAATGACACAAACGCAACAGTGTACAGTGACGGCATATTCAGTGAACCCAGCTCCGGGTTTAACATTGTGGAGGAGAATGGCACAATATGCACAGGACTTCCGAGCATAAACAACAGCATAAATGGAAACTTAACCGccacaaaaacaataattacaaacGAAGACGTACAAGATTACATTCCTTTACTCGTTTCAACCCTTGGAGCGTTTTTACTTGTTCTATTCGCTGTCATGATTGTCTTCATATTCAGACAAGAAATGAGGGTGTGGTTTCACTCGAGATTCGGCGTGAGATTATTCTACAAAGCGAGCGAGGTAGACCGCGATGATAGAGAGAAATTATATGATGCGTTCGTGAGTTATAGTTCTAAAGATGAAGCTTGGGTCACAGAGAAGCTCGCGCCGATGTTGGAGCGAGGCGACCCCGCCTACAAACTGTATCTGCATTACCGAGACTTCCCGGTCGGGGGCTATGTAGctgataatataatacaagcGGTTGAATCGTCGCGCCGTACGATTATGATATTAAGTGAAAACTTCATAAAGTCCGAATGGTGTCGATTTGAGTTCAAATCAGCTCATCACCAAGTGCTGAGGGATAGAAGACGGAGATTAATAGTGATAGTGTTGGGTGAAGTGCCGCAGAAGGATCTCGATCCTGATATAagactgtatttaaaaacaaatacgcATATCCAGTGGGAGGATAAACATTTTTGGGAAAAGTTAAAGTTCGCGTTGCCCGATGTGAACAACAAGCAGCGGCTGCGTGGCATGCCAAGCCCTGGTGCAAGTGCTATGGCCATGCACCGACATCAATACCCGAGGAATCATCTGGGGGCGCTGCCGCCTCCGCCAGTGCACGGGGCTCACCCTGTACTGCCCCCGCACCCCGCTCACGGCGCGCACCAGTTGCCCCCTAGATCATCACCGAGAAACCTTTCCGTCCATGTGTAGTGAGTGAAAAGTGAACGAAACTGTACCCAGTGGCAATGTATATTGTGATGGCTAGTCTGTTAGCGTacgtattgtaaatattgacttttattgtaagtaattttaatgtgtaaatagCTTCATACTAAAGCTAACCTTTACTTCAATGTATGTAGGGCATATGTACTTtggtaaatatatacattttatgcaTGTGTTTATGTTAAAACATGTGTATAAGGCCTTTTTAAGGCTGTGCTTGTTAGGCAAATCTTGCCGATTACTATTAGAACGACTTATAAGGCACTGCTGCCAAAATCTGTGATAAAATTAGCTATAGTTAGTTAGGATTCATGAATGTCCCatcaatgtatattttgtaattaacatcggcaaatatttattgtaaaaatctatttttggtCCAAAAgtgatatagaaaataaaacaaagtgaaATTTATTGGGTAGTTTTCTT comes from the Pieris rapae chromosome 3, ilPieRapa1.1, whole genome shotgun sequence genome and includes:
- the LOC110998006 gene encoding toll-like receptor Tollo, producing the protein MCIMWFTSALLALSAISPAWTASLSTTGARYQAPDECRWTTDEDDAGVALQCRLRTINSELENTNFSAIQPHLTVRLRLECSDALFFQSSLAPASFRQLVELRELTIEYCKIGNLSDGAFTGLRELRNLTIRTHNTDWSTMSLEVTPTAFSRDVQNLERLDLSENNMLTFPDGALCTLRNLEYLNMTGNRMRDISHFQFSTAHRHPTEKCGDSLIVLDLSRNLIDTLPPGLLSGLKRLQKLYIQGNGLTSVADRALEGLVSLTTVRFSDNQLTSLPPELFSDTKELKEIYLNNNTITVLAPGLFSDLLQLLVLDLSHNELTSDWINTSTFSGLKRLVFLDFSHNRVSKMEIALFRDLNNLQILKMQDNFIEHIPENVFSSLNNLHTLILSNNRLTNIESYSFTGLSVLSVLSIDSNRITKIHPHALRNCTSLQDLHINGNRLDEVPIALKEIPQLKTLDLGENLIVSIENASFMTMQQMYGLRLTENNIGNISKGVFDKMTSLKILNLSRNKIHKIEAGAFDGNVNLQAIRLDGNYLTDIGGLFAKLPNLVWLNISDNRLEWFDYAMIPTGLQWLDIHANRIAELGNYFEIESQLSLSTFDASSNRLTEITGSAIPNSVEMLYLNDNLISKVQSYTFFKKPNLTRVDLYGNKITSLDPNSLRISAVPQDKSVPEFFIGGNPLECDCTMEWLQKINTGNRARTQPKLMDLDSIYCKLLYNRGNAYVPLVEAASHQFLCKYEFHCFALCHCCDFDACDCEMTCPNNCTCYHDQSWSANVVECTNAGYVNSLPDRIPMEATQLYLDGNDIKMLPSHAFIGRKRLKILYLNSSNIETIHNRTFNGLKELEILHLDYNILTSIEGQEFDGLDNLRELYLNNNLIKSIGKEMFHHMARLKTLHLHNNRLVTLTVWQINPAITSLSLSFNPWSCDCEYTEMFREWTKRVTSITDLSNVRCIYSRNDTNATVYSDGIFSEPSSGFNIVEENGTICTGLPSINNSINGNLTATKTIITNEDVQDYIPLLVSTLGAFLLVLFAVMIVFIFRQEMRVWFHSRFGVRLFYKASEVDRDDREKLYDAFVSYSSKDEAWVTEKLAPMLERGDPAYKLYLHYRDFPVGGYVADNIIQAVESSRRTIMILSENFIKSEWCRFEFKSAHHQVLRDRRRRLIVIVLGEVPQKDLDPDIRLYLKTNTHIQWEDKHFWEKLKFALPDVNNKQRLRGMPSPGASAMAMHRHQYPRNHLGALPPPPVHGAHPVLPPHPAHGAHQLPPRSSPRNLSVHV